Proteins found in one Alphaproteobacteria bacterium genomic segment:
- the tatA gene encoding twin-arginine translocase TatA/TatE family subunit, with translation MGLSFWHLLIVLAVILIVFGAGKLPNVMGDLGKGIRSFKEGLEGKDGENKKLPDDKK, from the coding sequence ATGGGTCTTAGCTTCTGGCATTTGCTGATTGTTCTTGCGGTTATCCTGATCGTTTTTGGGGCAGGTAAGTTGCCCAATGTAATGGGTGATCTGGGCAAGGGTATCCGCAGCTTTAAAGAAGGCCTTGAAGGCAAGGACGGGGAAAACAAAAAACTTCCCGACGATAAAAAATAA